The proteins below are encoded in one region of Macrococcus armenti:
- a CDS encoding helicase C-terminal domain-containing protein produces the protein MKRKYAVVDIETTGNNIDSDEMIQIGIAIVQDKKIIETFDSFIACNQQIPAFIQSLTKIDEAHLLNAPKFSEIASDVYALIEDCVFVAHNVQFDLRFLQKYFRRMHMDYHPNYIIDTVDWFKIVYPSLERYQLKSITDELNINLDLAHRAIDDAVATAEVLIASINKVSVYPTDTLKRLYKYAKIMRYNMEELIFEILMEYSAEKHFENHSGLYFYKKQQSFDTLPPIHQSFDQFFENTIMKLGFTYREKQFELSQRIYNQLMQHNTLTIEADLGSGKTVSYLIALIYYLSNQQTSVLLSTSTIFLQKQIINDDLKQLEAALHIQVPVQFIKSKRHYLSLQFINEILNDEKENHDILLLKMQLLTFILEPHGGDIDRLNLNGGRKIYFDLMYALYDYNRDAYYIYHDISNTPHIGITNHAHLLSRRKNDIFKSYDHLIVDEAHQLLDYALNNAYDTLNYQNIKYIIGQTIKSLPDSKVQSLNDIHNSDYEITLLNQKIDDLFERLSLYYEGKYVIRVTIEEHSHIYALFKEINDILTQLQSGKLEDVVKTKLAMLHQYFLTVWIQIKVYKELYIQMKNNNKASMSLISKSISINDLLTNRIFNKFSSKVFLSGTMQTLSFLEQFNPDAEHFYKYENTFSKYKATLFVPNDVPQFNYRHTEQYIESCMQYIHYYLEHISSKVLILMNSYGQIELLRSYLVELFDPSLIISQTSDVNTVKLNEQFNLLDKGVFLATQTFYEGVDFKYDGFKTVMIISLPFMHPDDLNIMLMRDEVNDVFMDYQLPSAVNKLHQATGRLIRNENDRGMLICFDRRILEGKFSSHFSHILKSFHVESGNINTFTEVIDEINQKI, from the coding sequence ATGAAGCGGAAATATGCAGTCGTTGATATAGAAACGACAGGTAACAATATTGATAGCGATGAAATGATTCAAATTGGAATCGCAATTGTTCAGGATAAGAAAATTATTGAAACATTTGATTCATTTATAGCGTGTAATCAGCAAATACCTGCATTTATTCAATCACTGACAAAAATTGATGAAGCACACTTATTAAATGCGCCAAAGTTCAGCGAAATTGCATCAGACGTATACGCATTAATAGAAGACTGTGTATTTGTAGCACATAATGTACAATTCGATTTAAGATTTTTACAGAAATATTTTAGACGAATGCATATGGATTATCATCCGAATTATATTATTGATACGGTAGATTGGTTTAAAATTGTCTATCCATCTTTAGAGCGCTACCAGCTTAAATCCATAACAGATGAACTGAATATTAATCTGGATCTTGCACATAGAGCAATAGATGATGCAGTCGCGACGGCAGAAGTGTTGATTGCAAGTATAAATAAAGTATCGGTATATCCGACCGATACTTTAAAAAGACTGTATAAGTATGCCAAAATTATGCGCTACAACATGGAAGAACTCATCTTTGAAATACTTATGGAATATTCGGCTGAAAAACATTTCGAAAATCACTCTGGGTTGTATTTTTATAAGAAACAGCAGTCGTTTGATACGTTACCACCTATACATCAATCATTTGATCAATTTTTTGAAAATACGATTATGAAACTCGGGTTTACATATCGTGAGAAACAATTTGAATTATCACAACGTATTTATAATCAATTGATGCAGCATAATACGTTGACGATTGAAGCGGATTTAGGAAGTGGGAAAACGGTAAGCTACTTAATCGCATTAATATATTATTTGAGTAACCAACAAACATCAGTTTTATTATCAACTTCAACTATATTTCTGCAAAAACAAATTATTAATGATGATTTAAAGCAACTTGAAGCAGCACTACATATTCAAGTGCCAGTGCAATTTATTAAAAGCAAACGCCATTATTTATCATTGCAATTTATTAATGAAATTTTAAATGATGAAAAAGAGAATCATGATATATTACTTTTAAAAATGCAGCTTTTAACGTTTATACTTGAGCCACATGGCGGTGATATTGATCGACTCAATTTGAATGGTGGAAGAAAAATATATTTTGATTTAATGTATGCATTATATGACTACAATCGTGATGCGTATTATATATATCATGATATTTCTAATACACCTCATATCGGTATTACGAATCACGCGCATTTATTAAGTCGTAGAAAAAACGATATATTTAAATCGTACGATCACTTAATAGTAGATGAAGCACATCAGTTGCTGGATTATGCATTAAATAATGCGTATGACACATTAAATTACCAGAACATTAAATATATAATCGGTCAAACGATAAAATCTTTACCCGACAGCAAGGTTCAATCTTTGAATGATATTCATAATAGTGATTATGAAATTACTTTATTAAATCAAAAAATTGATGATTTATTTGAACGCTTATCATTATATTATGAAGGTAAATATGTCATTAGAGTTACCATTGAAGAACACAGTCATATTTATGCGCTCTTTAAAGAGATAAATGATATTTTAACACAGTTACAAAGCGGGAAACTAGAAGACGTCGTAAAAACAAAACTTGCAATGCTGCATCAGTACTTTTTGACTGTCTGGATACAAATCAAAGTATATAAAGAATTATATATTCAGATGAAAAATAATAATAAAGCAAGCATGTCACTCATCAGTAAATCGATATCCATAAACGATTTACTGACAAATAGAATCTTTAATAAATTTTCATCTAAAGTATTTCTATCCGGAACGATGCAGACTTTATCATTTCTAGAGCAGTTTAATCCAGATGCAGAGCATTTCTATAAATATGAAAACACGTTTTCAAAATATAAAGCGACGCTGTTCGTACCAAATGATGTCCCGCAGTTTAATTACAGGCATACTGAACAATATATAGAAAGCTGTATGCAATATATACATTATTATTTAGAACATATTTCATCTAAAGTATTAATTTTAATGAACAGCTACGGTCAAATTGAATTATTACGAAGTTATCTCGTTGAACTATTTGATCCTTCATTAATTATTTCTCAAACGTCAGATGTTAATACTGTTAAGTTGAACGAGCAGTTTAATTTACTTGATAAAGGTGTATTTTTAGCAACGCAGACATTTTATGAAGGAGTAGACTTTAAATATGATGGATTTAAAACGGTGATGATCATCTCCTTACCGTTTATGCATCCGGACGATTTAAACATTATGCTCATGAGAGATGAAGTAAATGATGTGTTTATGGATTATCAGTTACCAAGTGCAGTTAATAAGTTGCACCAGGCAACAGGTAGGCTCATTCGAAATGAAAATGATAGGGGAATGCTTATTTGTTTTGACAGAAGGATACTTGAAGGGAAGTTTTCTTCGCACTTTTCTCATATTTTAAAGTCATTTCATGTAGAAAGTGGCAATATTAATACATTCACAGAAGTTATTGATGAAATAAATCAAAAAATTTAA
- a CDS encoding biotin--[acetyl-CoA-carboxylase] ligase translates to MSKYEYDIVKVLYRSASAVSGQKLAEQLNISRTAVWKAIDALKEKGYHITSVSNKGYTLIQFPKRWDAHLINLILEDSQLFHKGFIYESLTSTQDEAEKLALNESDPFIVLSEVQTDGRGRFRRNWSSLPDTGLWMSVVLKPDIALHKLTTFNLFIALALAETMHHYYEDVNIKWPNDIFINDKKLSGFLTEIKGNQDQINQIICGIGINLNTEVKQFPEALQQTATSLSVETGLYIDRYQFFKLLICNLEKYYNKFLHSEFKDVKSDYERYALMFDRTLKYTEGNNVVYGKATSMNENGTLNVMGEDGKTYRFISADIEL, encoded by the coding sequence ATGTCAAAATATGAATATGATATTGTTAAAGTTTTATATCGTTCAGCGTCAGCAGTGTCTGGCCAAAAGTTAGCTGAACAATTAAACATTTCAAGAACTGCTGTATGGAAAGCAATTGATGCGCTAAAGGAAAAGGGATATCACATTACTTCCGTTAGTAATAAAGGTTATACGTTAATTCAGTTTCCTAAAAGATGGGATGCGCATCTCATTAATTTAATTTTAGAAGATTCACAACTGTTTCATAAAGGTTTCATTTATGAATCATTGACGTCCACACAGGATGAGGCTGAAAAATTAGCACTAAATGAAAGCGACCCTTTTATCGTATTAAGTGAAGTCCAGACGGATGGTCGAGGACGCTTTAGACGTAATTGGTCTTCATTACCGGATACAGGTTTATGGATGAGCGTCGTATTAAAGCCAGATATAGCGCTTCATAAGCTAACGACATTTAATTTATTTATCGCACTTGCGCTCGCAGAAACGATGCATCATTACTACGAAGATGTAAACATTAAGTGGCCGAATGATATATTTATAAATGACAAGAAACTTAGTGGGTTTTTGACGGAAATTAAAGGGAACCAGGATCAAATTAATCAAATCATTTGTGGCATTGGTATCAACTTAAATACAGAAGTGAAACAATTTCCTGAAGCGTTACAGCAAACAGCTACGAGCTTAAGTGTTGAAACGGGTCTGTATATTGATCGTTATCAGTTTTTTAAATTGCTGATTTGTAACTTAGAAAAATATTATAACAAATTTTTGCACAGTGAATTCAAAGATGTAAAATCAGACTATGAGCGATATGCATTAATGTTCGACAGAACTTTAAAGTATACAGAAGGTAATAATGTTGTATATGGAAAGGCAACATCAATGAATGAAAATGGAACTTTAAATGTAATGGGTGAAGATGGTAAAACGTATCGATTTATTAGTGCAGATATAGAATTGTAG
- a CDS encoding CCA tRNA nucleotidyltransferase, whose product MNNIKNMISGLDEDKKLMFQRAQSIINLLNQHGYEAYIVGGAVRNLLMNIPVNDIDITTDCMPDKIVELFDKTIPVGIEHGTVIVLQDDMPFEVTTFREDGEYEDHRRPECVTFVKSLKTDLERRDFTVNAMAIQHNTLYDYFNGEMHIEKRLIKAVGDPDKRFYEDALRIIRALRFMSVLNFSIEDETLKAMEKHAPLLSHVSIERIIIELCKLTEGINVAGALNTFFSIQLHKHIPFFKEMENFVVDQPMSFTDYISLYIYLIDLTLLNKLNILKLSNNQKKSIKDNVTLLSTLSRGDKSLPYLVYHYRQEQLINLAHIINLIEEIELSDAYREFNASEILRVKDALQIQSRAMLAINGTMLMKHFNKKGGPWVKTVIESVENAVIHNTLKNEKNAILEWIDKHVKI is encoded by the coding sequence ATGAATAATATTAAAAATATGATAAGTGGGTTGGACGAAGATAAAAAGTTAATGTTTCAACGTGCGCAATCAATTATCAATTTACTGAATCAACATGGCTATGAAGCATATATTGTTGGTGGCGCCGTGAGAAATTTATTAATGAATATTCCGGTCAACGATATAGATATAACGACCGATTGCATGCCAGACAAGATCGTTGAATTATTTGATAAAACAATTCCAGTTGGGATAGAACATGGTACAGTAATCGTATTACAGGATGATATGCCATTTGAGGTTACAACATTCCGCGAAGATGGTGAATATGAAGACCATCGACGACCGGAATGTGTAACGTTTGTTAAATCTTTAAAAACAGACTTAGAAAGAAGAGATTTCACAGTCAATGCGATGGCGATTCAACATAATACATTATATGATTACTTTAATGGTGAGATGCATATCGAAAAACGCTTGATTAAAGCTGTAGGAGACCCGGATAAACGTTTTTATGAAGACGCATTGCGCATTATACGTGCATTAAGATTTATGAGTGTACTTAATTTTTCAATTGAGGACGAGACATTGAAGGCGATGGAAAAACATGCACCGTTATTGTCACACGTATCAATCGAGAGAATCATAATCGAATTATGTAAACTAACTGAAGGCATAAATGTTGCTGGTGCACTAAATACATTTTTTTCAATTCAGCTTCATAAACATATTCCATTTTTTAAAGAGATGGAAAACTTTGTTGTAGATCAACCAATGTCTTTTACTGATTATATATCCTTATACATATATTTAATTGATCTGACACTATTAAATAAATTAAATATATTAAAGTTGTCTAATAATCAGAAAAAGAGCATCAAAGATAATGTAACATTGCTATCAACTTTGTCACGTGGAGACAAGTCACTACCGTATCTTGTCTATCATTATCGTCAGGAACAACTCATTAATTTAGCTCATATTATTAATTTGATTGAAGAGATTGAATTAAGTGACGCATATAGAGAATTTAATGCATCAGAAATACTACGTGTAAAGGATGCGCTTCAAATACAATCAAGAGCAATGCTCGCAATAAATGGTACAATGTTAATGAAGCATTTTAACAAAAAGGGTGGTCCATGGGTTAAAACGGTCATCGAGTCTGTTGAGAATGCTGTTATTCACAATACGTTAAAAAATGAAAAGAATGCGATATTAGAATGGATTGATAAGCATGTCAAAATATGA
- the bshA gene encoding N-acetyl-alpha-D-glucosaminyl L-malate synthase BshA, translating to MKIGITCYPTMGGSGIIATELGIMMAKRGHDVHFITSNTPFRIHFQMPNITVHQVDVNQYSVFQYPPYDITLATKIAEVINVYDLDVLHMHYAVPHAICGILGRQIARKDVKIVTTLHGTDITVLGYDSTLKEAIKFGIEESDIVTSVSNSLTNETYEIIGPDKDIQTVYNFINESDFENKSNPYLRQCYGISDEEKVIVHVSNFRKVKRIQDVIKTFKGILDEVSAKLVLIGDGPELSKMRDYAKSLNICDHVLFLGKQERVAPLYQMADLFLLMSEKESFGLVLLEAMHSGVVCIGTTAGGIKEVIKNGETGYIVDIGDTKKASQYAIDLLTNDVLYKQFQTKMLDDINERFASHHITDQYEEIYRSLIESKKINE from the coding sequence ATGAAAATAGGTATCACATGTTATCCTACGATGGGCGGTTCGGGCATCATTGCAACAGAACTTGGCATAATGATGGCTAAACGAGGTCATGATGTTCATTTTATTACATCGAATACACCATTTCGAATTCATTTTCAAATGCCCAATATAACAGTGCATCAAGTGGATGTGAATCAATACTCAGTATTTCAATATCCACCATATGATATTACTTTAGCGACAAAAATTGCAGAAGTTATAAATGTATATGACCTTGATGTACTGCATATGCATTATGCGGTACCACATGCGATATGTGGCATTTTAGGACGTCAAATTGCACGTAAAGATGTAAAGATTGTAACGACTTTACATGGTACAGATATTACAGTACTAGGTTATGATTCTACCCTTAAAGAAGCAATAAAGTTTGGAATTGAAGAAAGTGACATCGTAACAAGTGTAAGTAATTCATTAACGAATGAAACGTATGAAATAATCGGACCCGATAAAGATATACAGACAGTTTATAATTTTATTAATGAATCAGATTTTGAAAATAAAAGTAATCCATATTTAAGACAGTGTTACGGTATTTCTGATGAGGAAAAAGTAATCGTACATGTCTCGAATTTCAGGAAAGTTAAACGCATTCAGGATGTCATTAAAACGTTTAAAGGTATATTGGATGAAGTATCTGCAAAACTTGTATTGATTGGGGATGGACCAGAACTTTCTAAGATGAGAGACTATGCGAAGTCATTAAATATTTGTGATCATGTTTTATTTTTAGGAAAACAGGAAAGAGTTGCACCATTATATCAAATGGCAGACTTATTTTTATTAATGAGTGAAAAAGAAAGTTTTGGGCTTGTATTATTAGAAGCAATGCATTCGGGAGTTGTATGTATTGGTACTACTGCCGGTGGAATAAAAGAAGTGATTAAGAACGGTGAGACGGGATATATCGTTGATATTGGAGATACGAAAAAAGCGAGTCAATATGCGATAGATTTACTGACGAACGATGTACTGTACAAACAATTTCAAACAAAAATGCTGGATGATATAAATGAACGATTCGCTTCACATCATATTACGGATCAGTATGAAGAAATTTATAGAAGTTTGATAGAAAGTAAGAAGATAAATGAATAA
- a CDS encoding nucleotide pyrophosphohydrolase, with product MNTLHEMQNEVDTYIRQFKVGYFTPMENMVRLTEEVGELAREINHVYGPKQKKLTEQEKEIGMELADNLFVLISLANSMDIDLTEYFNMTMQKFNTRDHDRFERIEEE from the coding sequence ATGAATACTTTACACGAAATGCAGAACGAAGTGGATACATATATTCGTCAGTTTAAAGTTGGTTACTTTACACCAATGGAAAATATGGTCCGACTTACGGAAGAAGTAGGTGAACTTGCGAGAGAAATTAACCATGTTTATGGACCGAAACAAAAGAAACTTACAGAACAGGAAAAAGAAATTGGCATGGAGCTCGCCGATAATTTATTCGTATTAATTTCTCTTGCAAACTCAATGGATATTGATCTGACAGAATATTTCAATATGACGATGCAGAAATTTAATACGAGAGACCATGATAGATTTGAAAGAATAGAGGAGGAATAA
- a CDS encoding YitT family protein, translated as MNQQLKIINILFILLGAFIFSFGIVNFNMENELTEGGFTGIALILYHLFGTSPALLNLIFNIPLFFVGYKLLGRLSFIYTIIGTVSVSFFLWLCELFPMHIALKNDLLLASLFGGVFIGTGLGIIFRFGGTTGGVDIVARLMKKFFDVPIGRTMFAFDCLVLIATYITIGDYIITMYTLVCVYVGARVIDIIQDSGYSARGAMIISEYHNEISDEINHLLERGVTIISAHGHYSKSNRPIIYCVVSRNEIPRLKQIINTIDPHAFVSLLDVHDVLGEGFTLDEFKKPIER; from the coding sequence ATGAATCAGCAACTTAAGATTATCAACATTTTATTTATTTTACTCGGTGCATTTATTTTTAGTTTCGGAATTGTCAATTTCAATATGGAAAATGAGCTGACTGAAGGTGGATTCACCGGTATCGCGTTAATATTATATCATTTATTTGGCACAAGTCCTGCTCTATTGAACTTGATATTTAACATTCCATTATTTTTTGTAGGGTATAAATTACTAGGGAGACTGTCTTTCATCTATACGATCATCGGAACTGTAAGTGTATCATTTTTCTTATGGTTATGTGAATTATTTCCGATGCACATTGCCCTTAAAAATGATTTACTGCTTGCTAGTTTATTCGGTGGTGTGTTCATCGGAACTGGTCTTGGTATAATATTCCGTTTCGGAGGTACGACTGGTGGAGTGGATATTGTTGCACGGCTAATGAAAAAATTCTTTGATGTCCCAATCGGGAGAACGATGTTCGCATTTGATTGCCTGGTACTTATCGCTACGTATATAACGATTGGTGATTATATCATTACTATGTATACACTCGTATGTGTGTATGTCGGTGCACGCGTTATCGATATCATTCAGGACAGTGGATATTCTGCACGTGGCGCTATGATCATTTCAGAATATCATAATGAAATATCTGATGAAATTAATCATTTATTAGAACGTGGCGTAACGATTATTTCAGCGCATGGCCATTATTCAAAATCAAATCGTCCAATTATATATTGTGTCGTTTCAAGAAATGAAATTCCACGTTTAAAGCAAATCATCAATACAATCGACCCTCATGCATTCGTATCATTACTTGACGTTCACGATGTCCTCGGTGAAGGATTCACGCTTGATGAGTTTAAAAAACCTATAGAAAGATAA
- a CDS encoding zinc metallopeptidase, with translation MSYIFYFIIIMLVPMYFQYKVKSTYNKYSRVKSTSGKSGQQVAEEILAANGITDVRVVEGEGFLSDHYDPTKKLVVLSPSNFRQPSVAGTAIAAHEVGHAIQHAKGYSMLKLRSALLPLANLGTTFSYLLIMVGAVLTGLSAQGGGIGTMAIWAGVILMSFAVLFSIVTLPVEFDASNRAMHQIEKLGIVNAEEYKHAKRVLSAAAMTYVAATAVAVAEFIRFFMMARNSD, from the coding sequence ATGAGCTATATTTTTTATTTTATTATTATTATGTTAGTTCCAATGTATTTCCAGTATAAAGTTAAGTCGACTTATAATAAATATAGTCGTGTTAAATCTACCAGTGGAAAATCAGGACAACAAGTTGCAGAGGAAATTCTGGCAGCGAACGGTATTACAGATGTACGTGTTGTAGAAGGCGAAGGATTCTTATCTGATCATTATGATCCGACAAAGAAACTTGTAGTACTCAGTCCTTCAAATTTCAGACAACCGAGCGTTGCAGGCACAGCAATTGCTGCGCACGAAGTAGGGCATGCAATACAACATGCGAAAGGCTATAGTATGTTAAAGTTACGTAGTGCATTGTTACCACTAGCAAATTTAGGTACAACATTCAGTTACTTACTCATTATGGTAGGTGCAGTATTAACGGGATTAAGTGCTCAAGGTGGCGGCATAGGTACGATGGCAATCTGGGCAGGTGTCATTTTAATGTCATTTGCAGTATTGTTTTCAATTGTTACTTTACCAGTAGAATTTGATGCAAGTAATCGTGCAATGCATCAAATTGAAAAGCTAGGAATTGTAAATGCAGAAGAATATAAACATGCGAAACGTGTTTTATCTGCAGCTGCAATGACTTATGTTGCTGCTACAGCAGTTGCGGTCGCAGAATTTATTAGATTTTTTATGATGGCTAGAAATAGTGATTAA
- a CDS encoding DUF1405 domain-containing protein produces MSQYYFLIQNKIFLSIIIVCNILGTLYGYYWYAGQLQQAKWYFMPFIPDSPTASLFLVIALIAILLKKHLPLFETLAFITLFKYGIWAVVMNILVFIKLDTITTIGMMLLISHGIMAIQAIMFFPLFKINLKVMTISAVWVFHNDVIDYVYMQYPVYSMLSDYIHHIGYFSFWLTISSFLLLFYLYKQNNLIKIDQ; encoded by the coding sequence ATGTCACAATATTATTTCTTAATTCAGAACAAAATATTTTTATCTATAATAATTGTCTGTAATATATTAGGTACGCTATATGGCTACTATTGGTATGCAGGACAGTTACAGCAAGCAAAGTGGTATTTCATGCCATTTATCCCTGATAGTCCGACAGCATCTTTATTTTTAGTTATTGCGCTAATAGCGATATTGTTGAAAAAGCATTTACCATTATTTGAAACGCTTGCTTTTATAACGTTATTTAAATACGGTATATGGGCAGTTGTAATGAATATTCTCGTATTTATTAAACTCGATACGATAACGACTATCGGTATGATGCTTCTTATTTCACACGGTATTATGGCCATTCAGGCGATTATGTTTTTTCCTTTATTTAAAATTAACTTAAAAGTGATGACGATTAGTGCGGTATGGGTGTTCCATAATGATGTGATTGATTACGTCTATATGCAGTATCCGGTATATAGTATGCTGTCAGATTACATACATCATATTGGCTATTTTTCATTCTGGCTTACTATAAGCAGTTTCTTACTACTGTTTTATTTATACAAACAAAATAATTTGATTAAAATTGACCAATAA
- a CDS encoding menaquinol-cytochrome c reductase cytochrome b/c subunit: MHRGKGMKFVGDSRIKSYEKPKLNRDYSEFPGKTESFWPDFLLKEWMTGAVFLVAYLCLTVAHPSPLERIADPSDTGYTPLPDWYFLFLYQILKYTYASGPFNTFGAIVMPGIAFGALMLAPWLDRGPERKWTKRPLASGFMLLSVAVIFYTTWESSHYHDWKKQAAQGKIVFTNLDKKDPTYEKIIKSNCTSCHGGELTGGAGPNLVKANLPAAGVEAFVKNGAGSMPSFKDTLTEEQIKEVGKFIEGLEETDENGKPLKK, from the coding sequence ATGCATCGCGGAAAAGGGATGAAATTTGTTGGTGATTCACGTATTAAATCGTATGAAAAACCAAAGTTAAATCGAGATTATTCAGAATTTCCTGGTAAAACAGAAAGCTTCTGGCCAGATTTCTTATTAAAAGAATGGATGACAGGTGCGGTATTCTTAGTTGCATATTTATGTTTAACAGTTGCGCATCCATCTCCATTAGAACGTATCGCAGACCCATCAGACACGGGTTACACACCTTTACCTGACTGGTACTTCTTATTCTTATACCAAATCTTAAAGTATACGTATGCTTCAGGACCATTTAATACTTTTGGTGCGATTGTAATGCCAGGTATTGCATTTGGTGCATTAATGTTAGCACCTTGGTTAGATCGTGGACCAGAACGTAAATGGACAAAACGTCCGTTAGCTTCTGGATTTATGTTATTATCTGTAGCAGTTATTTTCTATACAACTTGGGAATCTTCACATTACCATGATTGGAAGAAACAAGCTGCACAAGGTAAAATCGTATTTACGAACTTAGATAAGAAAGACCCAACATATGAAAAGATTATTAAATCAAACTGTACTTCATGTCACGGTGGAGAATTAACAGGTGGTGCTGGTCCAAACTTAGTGAAAGCTAATTTACCAGCAGCTGGTGTAGAAGCGTTTGTTAAAAACGGTGCTGGATCAATGCCATCATTTAAAGATACATTGACAGAAGAACAAATTAAAGAAGTTGGTAAGTTCATCGAAGGTTTAGAAGAAACTGACGAGAACGGTAAACCACTTAAAAAATAA
- the qcrB gene encoding menaquinol-cytochrome c reductase cytochrome b subunit, with the protein MIDKIYDWVDDRLDITPIWRDIADHEVPEHVNPAYHFSAFVYCFGGLTFFITVIQVLSGMFLTMYYVPDIVNAWKSVYYLQHDVAAGVIVRGMHHWGASLVVVMMFLHTLRVFFTGSYKQPRELNWLVGVLIFFVMLGLSFTGYLLPWDMKALFATKVGLQIAESVPFIGPWVKTLLAGDPHIVGAQTLTRFFAIHVFFLPACLFALLAAHFIMIRKQGISGPL; encoded by the coding sequence ATGATCGATAAAATCTATGATTGGGTCGATGACAGACTCGATATTACACCAATTTGGCGCGATATCGCAGATCATGAGGTGCCTGAGCATGTTAACCCTGCTTATCACTTTTCTGCATTCGTATACTGTTTTGGTGGTTTAACATTCTTTATTACAGTAATTCAAGTATTATCAGGTATGTTCTTAACGATGTATTATGTACCAGATATCGTTAACGCATGGAAATCAGTTTATTATTTACAACATGATGTAGCAGCAGGTGTTATTGTACGTGGTATGCATCACTGGGGTGCGAGTTTAGTAGTTGTAATGATGTTCTTACATACACTACGCGTATTCTTTACTGGATCATACAAACAGCCACGTGAATTAAACTGGCTAGTTGGAGTATTAATTTTCTTCGTAATGTTAGGATTATCATTTACTGGTTATTTATTACCATGGGATATGAAAGCATTATTTGCGACAAAAGTAGGTTTACAAATCGCTGAATCTGTACCGTTTATCGGTCCATGGGTAAAAACATTATTAGCTGGTGACCCACATATTGTTGGAGCACAGACATTAACGCGATTCTTCGCGATTCATGTATTCTTCTTACCTGCATGTTTATTCGCGTTGTTAGCAGCTCACTTTATTATGATTAGAAAACAAGGTATTTCGGGGCCACTATAA
- a CDS encoding ubiquinol-cytochrome c reductase iron-sulfur subunit — protein sequence MSQRVTRRQFLNYSLMGVGSFMAAGMVMPLGRFALDPVFKSGAAGEMITTSVKVSEIKEEPTKVDFKFEQKDAWYTSEVTEFAWVYKDGDKIIAMSPVCKHLGCTVSWNGDKGNPNQFFCPCHNGRYEKNGANVPGTPPLGPLDQYEVGEKGGMLTIGKKHENELVK from the coding sequence ATGAGCCAACGTGTCACACGACGCCAATTTTTAAACTATTCCTTAATGGGAGTTGGATCATTTATGGCTGCTGGTATGGTTATGCCTTTAGGTCGTTTTGCACTAGATCCAGTATTTAAAAGTGGTGCAGCTGGAGAAATGATCACTACTAGCGTAAAAGTTTCTGAAATTAAAGAAGAACCAACAAAGGTTGACTTTAAATTCGAACAAAAAGATGCATGGTACACGAGCGAAGTTACAGAATTCGCATGGGTTTACAAAGATGGAGACAAAATTATTGCTATGTCGCCTGTATGTAAACATTTAGGTTGTACAGTATCTTGGAATGGTGACAAAGGTAACCCAAACCAATTCTTCTGTCCATGTCATAATGGTCGTTACGAGAAGAATGGCGCTAACGTTCCTGGTACACCACCACTTGGACCTTTAGACCAATATGAAGTTGGAGAAAAAGGCGGAATGTTAACAATCGGTAAAAAACACGAAAATGAATTAGTGAAATAG